From the genome of Triticum aestivum cultivar Chinese Spring chromosome 1A, IWGSC CS RefSeq v2.1, whole genome shotgun sequence:
cccatgtttggccaatcgatcatacggcccgtataaggcccattgatgatacggcccgtagaaggcccattgtttctacggcccttagaaggcctactgtttctacggcccgtagaaggcccactgtttctacggcccgtaggaggcccagtgtcactatagtaaatattagcccatggttattgtggcctagttttaaaaaatagattATTGCAGACACTAgttaaccacggaaaaagaactgcaatgactacaagcaaacaaataaataagacaacaaggaaataaataagcaagcaactaacgctaggctatcatggctattacacatattacatccactgggcaccaaagttcaccaccagtgcaaatatagggaacaaagcagcatatcatatacactggccgtcaaaattggccaccagtgcaaataaacgcgacagcaaaacaagagcataactgaaacaacttcagaagagctcaagaaacgttatcctgggtatccaccatgctggcaataagcttaaaaagctgattagctttgtcctgtttggcgctaaaatcctccaacgcttgctattacaccagaaagtatgcatctgaatgttcCAGGGgcttccgcagtccttccacttcttgtcgcagcccagctgatcgatgtctttcagcttgtagttgagactcaagaaatcgaACTGATCCAGACAGTAAGTTTGAATAGCttatgcaagcggtagtggccaataactccactaaaccaagacaggatgtgtcactatcctgaaccttatcttcattacttcctttaccgttgcttaataaggcactcttccccaatattctgtcagcattctaaaagaagaaacaagcagacacataacaagtttagcatgtactagtatatgaaactcatttcggtgaaccacttcattagtaaggtggacaggattaaactatcaagtcttctattgccaagtactagtacataataaaagcatcaaacaaacatatatctatgtcctatggtagcaatggaatcttaaattagaacagttgttcttcagatttaggcacttgttctacatgaaaagagtagagtaagacgcaagaatataatacttaaaaatagaaaatgagctcatagaccttaccacattccttgttcgggaccagtacagaacaaggcgttcccagtcatcgtccagtaaatgtgtctcaggagaacgtaaggaaatttgatgagtttctttgccggtgaagtacgttttttcaggtaattccgatactgccaccaagcattcttgaagatagcagaggtattagcacagttacctcatcctgagtttccaaatcggtccttctctatagagaaaaatgggaaaatttattgtattataaccatcatggaggtaggatgtatgggacgaagcaaagtaattgccatgaaaaaaattacttacacataactcctggacaaacacctgcaactggcattttccttcatctttagtataatatttccaagatgtaaagatacgcacatatgatttaacaacatcaaatgcgatagatgctaaactacgactagctggttgtgcttcctcacaggaataggcgtactaactggtggagttggggttcgccgtgatagtactggccctttgggcactggagctgccttactaactgctcttgtttgggagctctgtggtggagatggtgctgtgtcaacaagaactaggttactatcggctggggttggggttagattgggtgaagctggttctctgtccatcgtagtaggggtacaatctgcgagagtttgagTTATGTGTGGTAGCGCTGGTTCTTGTACATGTACAactagggtgctatctccaccaataggtagcactgttttatttgaagaccgtgtttttagtccgctagatactggcatcacccgctccatttcaaatggctgataaacaggaaacataattgaatgtacagacattgtatgagagacagatgcaatagatagtgtggaaaaaagagggcatgaaatagttgacatgtatatcttttccctactaataaagcatggagtgcttctggtcgtacgtcagaatgtttgcagaaaaccccctactATTTCGgctattcaacccgcagtcctcgGTGAGTTAAAGAAAAAACGGTTCAAGATCTTTTTGGGCTGTATCGAGCTGCGGTGCTCCCGATCCGATCGGGCGCAgaacgacggcggcgagcacatgAAGGGCGTGAGCGGGACGTTGCCCGGGCgagaggaggagcaggagcggaGGCGCGGAGGACGGGCCATATGCGCCGGACACGCGCGCTCATCCTCAGTCAACGCGGCCGCAGTGGCCCAGCTGCGAGAGCCCCACTCATCCTCCTCGGCCTGAAGGAGACaactgacagagagagagagagccgagGATAAGCATCAACGCCTGCCTAACAGGCACCACCAAGAGATGGACGGCGGCCAGGAGGGGGTGCTCGAGACAGAGGAGCACGAGGCCGACAAAGAGGTTGCCGGAGGCAGCGAGCTCCAAGGCGGGGCGTTCCAGTTGTGTTCCATGTGCTGACTCCCTTCCCTGGAGAAAACAGAGATTAGACAGAGACGAAGAAGGAGAAGGGGAGATTATAGAGAGAAAGAGAGGGGCGGCACCTCTGGCTGCCCTGCTCGAGGAGGCGGCTCGGAAGCACAGAGGAGCTCCTCTCCAGGCGATGTTGGAGGCGGCGGGGAGGCCGGCTGCTGGGAGCCCAGGCAGCCCCAGCGCATGCTGGCCTGGTCACCGGGAGCCCATACGAGCAGCAGCAGCATCGCAATCTGTCGACGAACGCGAAGCAGCCACCGGTCACGGGTGAGACGGCCTAGGAAATTGAACGAGAGAGATGGGGTCAACGGAATGAACGCCAAAGGAAGAGGGGATCAGGGGCGGTGAGGGAGAAGCTAACCGCGCGCACCCGTGCTCGATTCTGCCGCCACGGTCTAGCAGATAGTGGTGCTTGGTTCATTgtggaggaagaagagagaggtgAATGCCGGGCCGTGGGCGTGTGTGTGGCTGCagcacggagagagagagagaggaaggagagcaGAGCCGCTGGATGGATAGAGAGAAGACAAAGGAGAAGCGGTGCTGCCAGAAAGGAATGGCGATGTGGATAAGGTCCACAGAAGCTGCTCGGTGGGGATTTTTGATGTCTTTTTTTAATGGGTGAACCGACGAGAAGCCACTGGAACTATGCGTGCTCGCTTCCATTGCAAAAATGTCCTTCTAATTACTTGGAAGTGCTATTGTTTGTTGTTACTGCCATTCCATGCCTACCACATCTTATAAATACATTATCAAATACAATAATTTAAAATGAGTGAAATACTGGAAAAAAAATGTAGTGCAAAAGAAAAGAAACGAAATATAATCTTGCAAATCAAATAATCAACATTTTCTAAAAAATAACTAACATAGTAAACCATGTTTGATTTCGAATATAAGAGAAAAATTGTATATAAACAATCACACTTCAATACACCACTACACTCTAATCCAAAATGATTACTTTGCATGTCTTTTGAAAATTCTAAGAAAAACTTGTGGATTAGTTATTAAATTCTCAAATAGTATACAACAATTCCATCGTTTGTATATCCTGCTATGAACAATTACGCCATAGCTCTTCCACCTGATGATAGTGCTAAGCTCAAGCACCACTATTAACCCTACGACTTTCTCAACTTTATACTACATGGTATGGACACCAACAATCTTTTTTGTAATTGCAGACACGTAGCGTGTGTTTTTATTTGAGATAGGAGTGTTTCAAATCTTCTTGCTTCAGAAGTTAATGCTTTTAAATAtattaacactttttaaaaatgcTCAAAATTCCTAAAAAATGTTCTAACTTAAAAAAAACATTAAAATtgatcaaaaaaattgaaaaattctCTTTAAAAACATATGTTAAGAAAAGTTCATTTCCAAAACATGTTTCAATTCTAATAAAAAAGATTAAAATTTccaaatattttaattattttaaaacatGTTAGCGTGGCTCTTCTTTACGTCCACACTTCATACTTCGAAAAGCTATAACAGTATAAACTTATTAATGATGTTTATCAGAATTGTTTGTAAGAAATGGCACGTGCCATCCCACGGCCGCTTTTACGATATTTTTGCATGTTGCAACGCACGGGAATTAGGTCCTGACAAATGCCATTAGGATATAAAAAGTGTTGTGTAATGCTATGTGGAGCATGTTCAAGAAAATTCGCACATTGCAACGCACACGCATTTGTACGTACTATATATGCAtagtattttgcaaaaaatatttccctaatctttccctaataatataatataatataatataacataattttccctaataataaagcacggattgactccgtgggttcaccgtcataaTACGCTTCCGCCCTGTCGTAATACGCTTTTACGATTCATATAGACAAAATCATAATATAAATGAGGTGGTACTAATAGTTGTTCGTCCGTCCGTCTGAGCTCAGTGCCCACGGGTGCAACCAATTGAACTAGCGTTAATGATGTTTATAGCGGGCCATTTGTACTAATGAAATATTCCTGCCGCTGAGCTGCATCGCTAGGCTTGAAAAATTGCACCGCTTGGCCTACCCAAATAGAGTGCTAGGCCTTTGCTGGCCGCAAGCCGCGTGGAAAATAGATAGCGCGGAGTGACCGAACTCAGGTGAGCATCCATATTTTATGCCAGATTAGCCACACATCGTTCGTTTAGATCAATTCGTAGCCCTTTATATACCAGAATTTCTCCTATATGATCAGCAAGTTGCCTAAGAAAGGTTAACGTGAGAGCAGATAAGCTTCTAAGATGCACATGCATGCTTCATGATGCTCGAGTATATTATGATAAACGGAAGGAATTGAGTGATCAATTTCAGGACTGTGATTAAAGCGGGATTGTGTGGGACAGTTGATTTCATGGCCTGATTGCACGCTGCATCCTAGGATTGTGGGATATTTCATGGTATAATTGAAAGCAGGAATGTGGAAAACTAGATTGAACGGCCGCAAAAAAACTCCAAACTAAAGCGGAATTGTGGCAGAGTTAATTTCATGGCTCATtgcgcaaaaaaaatgattcctacTTTAACGGGATTGCGGAAAATTAATCATTCTGCTGTGTTATTTTATTTAAATTTCTGTTACTAATCTTATTCTAAACAGAAAATCGAGCG
Proteins encoded in this window:
- the LOC123188721 gene encoding uncharacterized protein isoform X2; translation: MNQAPLSARPWRQNRARAVSPVTGGCFAFVDRLRCCCCSYGLPVTRPACAGAAWAPSSRPPRRLQHRLERSSSVLPSRLLEQGSQREGSQHMEHNWNAPPWSSLPPATSLSASCSSVSSTPSWPPSISWWCLLGRR
- the LOC123188721 gene encoding uncharacterized protein isoform X1, encoding MNQAPLSARPWRQNRARVRAAVSPVTGGCFAFVDRLRCCCCSYGLPVTRPACAGAAWAPSSRPPRRLQHRLERSSSVLPSRLLEQGSQREGSQHMEHNWNAPPWSSLPPATSLSASCSSVSSTPSWPPSISWWCLLGRR